In Populus trichocarpa isolate Nisqually-1 chromosome 12, P.trichocarpa_v4.1, whole genome shotgun sequence, a genomic segment contains:
- the LOC7482160 gene encoding PTI1-like tyrosine-protein kinase At3g15890, which yields MILKCFCCVYREVEEEPKISKKNSSREYPWEIYTLKEILHATNNFHDDNKIGEGGFGSVYWGQTSTGTEIAVKRLKAMSSKAEMEFAVEVEMLGRVRHKNLLGLRGFYAGGNERLIVYDYMPNHSLIAHLHGQVAEDCLLDWNRRMNIIIGSAEGIAYLHHEANPHIIHRDIKASNVLLDVEFQAKVADFGFAKLIPEGVSHLTTRVKGTLGYLAPEYAMWGKVSESCDVYSFGILLLEIISAKKPLEKLPGGVKRDIVQWATPYVQKGAFDHIADPRLKGRYDRAQLNLAIMIAMRCSDTNAENRPSMMKVVEWLNGGLGRTKEVSDVEDMVDEDEYEEEKL from the exons ATGATCTTGAAATGTTTTTGTTGTGTCTACCGAGAAGTCGAAGAAGAACCAAAGATCAG taaaaaaaatagtagcagGGAATATCCATGGGAAATCTACACTCTCAAGGAGATTCTTCATGCCACAAACAACTTTCATGATGATAACAAGATTGGAGAAGGTGGATTTGGAAGCGTATACTGGGGTCAAACAAGTACTGGAACTGAG ATAGCAGTTAAACGACTGAAGGCTATGAGCTCAAAGGCAGAGATGGAATTCGCGGTGGAAGTTGAGATGCTTGGTAGGGTGAGGCACAAGAACTTGTTAGGTTTGAGGGGATTTTATGCAGGAGGAAACGAAAGGTTAATAGTCTATGATTACATGCCTAATCATAGCTTGATAGCCCATCTGCATGGCCAAGTCGCTGAGGATTGCTTACTAGATTGGAACCGGAGGATGAACATAATAATAGGATCAGCCGAGGGTATAGC GTACTTGCACCATGAGGCCAATCCTCATATAATACATAGGGATATAAAGGCAAGTAATGTTCTTCTAGATGTTGAATTTCAAGCAAAAGTAGCAGATTTTGGTTTTGCAAAGCTGATACCAGAAGGGGTTAGTCACTTGACCACCAGGGTAAAGGGAACTCTAGGATATTTGGCTCCTGAATATGCGATGTGGGGGAAAGTTTCGGAGAGTTGTGATGTTTATAGCTTTGGAATTTTACTCTTAGAGATCATTAGTGCTAAAAAACCATTAGAGAAGCTCCCGGGAGGGGTTAAGCGTGACATTGTTCAATGGGCAACACCATATGTTCAAAAGGGTGCCTTCGATCATATTGCCGACCCTAGGTTGAAGGGAAGATATGACCGAGCACAGCTTAACCTAGCAATCATGATCGCGATGCGATGCTCCGATACCAATGCGGAGAATCGGCCTAGCATGATGAAGGTGGTGGAATGGCTCAATGGTGGTCTAGGGAGGACAAAAGAGGTGTCGGATGTGGAAGACATGGTTGATGAAGATgaatatgaagaagaaaaactctgA